A region of Acidobacteriota bacterium DNA encodes the following proteins:
- a CDS encoding group III truncated hemoglobin, with the protein MSRPDLDSPERLETFVRAFYERVQRDDLLGPVFVDQAGVDWDEHITKLTAFWCAVELRIPGFHGSPTQKHSVLSQQMPFRAEQFGRWIELFRETVDQSWQGPHATSIKAHAERIAQIQSRVVQGAEAWE; encoded by the coding sequence ATGTCACGACCGGATCTCGACAGCCCCGAACGTCTCGAGACCTTCGTCCGCGCCTTCTACGAGCGGGTCCAGCGGGACGATCTGCTCGGCCCCGTCTTCGTCGACCAAGCGGGAGTCGACTGGGACGAGCACATCACCAAGCTGACTGCCTTCTGGTGCGCCGTCGAGCTGCGCATTCCAGGGTTCCACGGCTCGCCGACCCAGAAGCACTCGGTCCTGTCGCAGCAGATGCCCTTCCGCGCCGAGCAGTTCGGGCGCTGGATCGAGCTCTTCCGGGAAACCGTTGACCAGAGCTGGCAAGGCCCCCACGCCACGTCGATCAAGGCCCATGCCGAAAGGATCGCCCAGATCCAGTCGCGGGTCGTCCAGGGCGCCGAAGCCTGGGAGTAG
- a CDS encoding DUF4872 domain-containing protein, which yields MSKTGERYAAARLALLKNASSNADSPAAEAVPPGTILTDLGALAMALQAAGIVDPATGAPFSETRLFGLSGGPGFMSFVFQYQNVAPILTITCRSFSLPGPVVDRALEHAGINPDRFESGSTSKSRRALDQVLEQSRVAHLAVDQARLPWLGLDPIWQGQWPRHVNVSKVGDAFRVQDQAQWTLSEEQLAAARAGIKKAKHRMLSFGDTTVGDPVAATRQALEFYVSNQRTAPYANFKNNFGLKGLARTAQAMGDLTTKKGWLRTFDSGPYAFAALWRLWECLTVELTAPAAGRPLFADFLEQASELPGCPDLRSAAELARASGEAFEDLVDLAVAAGGGPLGQAIEWTEAIDEALRSGAPDTPETVRELRARRAALAAQCTLDEASRREVFTALAAQMNRILDRETALVEALERKP from the coding sequence ATGTCTAAGACCGGAGAGCGCTACGCTGCAGCGCGCCTCGCCCTGCTCAAGAACGCCAGCTCCAACGCCGATTCTCCAGCCGCCGAAGCGGTACCGCCAGGGACCATTCTCACGGACCTCGGGGCCCTGGCGATGGCGCTCCAAGCCGCCGGTATCGTCGACCCTGCCACCGGGGCTCCGTTCTCCGAGACTCGCCTCTTCGGACTCTCCGGTGGCCCTGGCTTCATGAGCTTTGTTTTTCAGTACCAGAACGTTGCTCCGATCCTGACCATCACCTGTCGGAGCTTTTCTCTTCCGGGGCCGGTCGTCGATCGGGCACTGGAGCATGCCGGGATCAACCCGGATCGCTTCGAGAGCGGGAGCACCAGCAAGAGCCGCCGAGCTCTCGACCAGGTTCTGGAGCAATCTCGCGTCGCCCATCTCGCCGTCGATCAAGCGCGATTGCCGTGGCTCGGGTTGGATCCGATCTGGCAGGGGCAGTGGCCGCGTCACGTCAATGTCTCCAAGGTCGGCGACGCCTTTCGAGTTCAGGACCAGGCGCAGTGGACGCTCAGCGAGGAGCAGCTCGCGGCGGCTCGAGCCGGCATCAAAAAGGCCAAGCATCGAATGCTGTCCTTTGGTGACACCACGGTGGGCGATCCCGTGGCGGCGACGCGCCAAGCGCTCGAGTTCTACGTCAGCAATCAAAGAACCGCACCCTACGCCAACTTCAAAAACAACTTCGGGCTCAAGGGCTTGGCCCGTACCGCCCAAGCGATGGGCGACCTGACCACCAAGAAGGGCTGGCTGCGAACCTTCGACAGCGGACCCTATGCCTTTGCTGCCCTTTGGCGCCTGTGGGAGTGTCTCACCGTGGAGCTGACGGCGCCGGCCGCTGGCCGGCCTCTGTTCGCGGACTTTCTCGAGCAGGCGAGCGAGCTTCCCGGCTGTCCCGATCTTCGATCGGCCGCTGAGCTGGCGCGGGCCAGCGGCGAGGCGTTCGAAGATCTGGTCGATCTCGCCGTGGCGGCCGGAGGCGGGCCGCTCGGCCAAGCCATCGAGTGGACCGAGGCCATCGACGAGGCACTGCGCTCCGGTGCTCCCGACACTCCCGAGACCGTTCGCGAGCTGCGCGCCCGTCGCGCTGCGCTGGCGGCGCAATGCACCCTCGACGAAGCGTCTCGTCGTGAAGTGTTCACCGCCCTTGCCGCTCAGATGAATCGGATCCTCGATCGCGAGACGGCTCTGGTCGAAGCGCTCGAGCGCAAGCCCTGA
- a CDS encoding serine/threonine-protein kinase, whose amino-acid sequence MSSEPTQDLEQERRVFALLAEVGELGPEERERALDECDDPALATVVRRMLSAHGSISGFLDTPAPAAFPPTWVGKSIGPYEVLELLGEGGMGMVFRAAQTEPVQREVALKILRLTRLSQEVKVRFEAERQAMARLDHPNIGRILEAGTTENGLPYFAMELIDGDKITTYCDQAELPIEERLRLFRDVCRGTHHAHLKLLLHRDIKPSNVLVTEFDGRPIPKLIDFGIAKGLDEPLAAATMATGDRFLGTPAYMSPEALESGRDVDARSDVFGLGVLLYRLLTGTLPWPAPENDPLQMMKQRLERDADRPSTQITSLESDRRAQIASRRSLDPQKLAQKLRGDLDSIVMKAIEQDPGRRYASAAELADDIERHLADEPIRARPLTGRLLLSKLVRRHRTVVVAAVAVLLALVLGAVGTVAGLLQAREAERRAVAEAEAAVDARDQADEVSRFLVGLFRRSSTHSPNADKAPGETTALELVARGAELSEKDLQNRPVVRARIAHEVGKIYKNLGEFDQARSSFRSSIATQETLDPRPLTLIAGNYLELAQIEHRLANWTESKELLDQTLALVADLTSSPAISLRGNALNLLSRLRRAEGDYEGAEQAIQEAIRIYELQDDGGRDIAWGRATLGTVYFSRQRWADAENQWRQAIELLEPVLDQGNPILTQLYNNLGAAIASQDRLEDAAPMFERAEHHQRARLGDEHHELADTLNNLGVLNQQLERLERAEAIHRKALAIRERALGADHPKTAWSLDNLARTVEDLGRPDEARSLQERALKIREKKLGAEHLDLARSLGHLSRLLVLDGEHRLAVRYADRAYRIRVTQLDPGHREIGLSAVDLGAALWHLERRDEARQRFEEASKLFAAGGESMQDEIAETKERLAALGIS is encoded by the coding sequence GTGAGCTCCGAACCGACCCAGGACCTCGAACAGGAACGCCGAGTCTTCGCTCTACTCGCCGAGGTCGGCGAGTTGGGTCCGGAGGAGCGGGAGCGTGCTCTCGACGAGTGCGACGATCCGGCCTTGGCGACCGTTGTGCGTCGGATGCTCTCCGCCCACGGCTCGATCAGCGGCTTCCTCGACACGCCCGCACCGGCGGCTTTTCCGCCGACCTGGGTCGGCAAGTCGATCGGACCCTACGAGGTCCTCGAGCTGCTCGGCGAAGGCGGCATGGGGATGGTCTTCCGTGCCGCCCAGACCGAGCCGGTGCAGCGCGAAGTGGCGCTCAAGATCTTGCGCCTGACCCGGCTCAGTCAAGAGGTGAAGGTTCGCTTTGAGGCCGAACGGCAAGCGATGGCCCGCCTCGACCATCCCAACATCGGTCGCATCCTCGAAGCCGGCACGACCGAGAACGGGCTGCCCTACTTCGCGATGGAGTTGATCGATGGGGACAAGATCACCACTTACTGCGATCAGGCCGAGCTGCCCATCGAGGAGCGTCTGCGGCTCTTCCGCGACGTTTGCCGAGGCACCCACCACGCTCACCTGAAGCTGCTGCTCCACCGCGACATCAAGCCGTCCAATGTTTTGGTGACGGAGTTCGATGGCAGGCCGATTCCGAAGCTGATCGACTTCGGCATCGCCAAAGGGCTGGACGAGCCACTGGCCGCCGCCACCATGGCGACCGGCGACCGCTTCCTCGGGACACCGGCCTACATGAGTCCGGAAGCCCTCGAGTCCGGCCGCGACGTCGACGCACGCTCGGACGTCTTCGGCCTCGGCGTTCTGCTTTACCGGCTGCTCACCGGAACTCTGCCGTGGCCGGCTCCGGAGAACGATCCGCTGCAGATGATGAAGCAGCGGTTGGAGCGCGACGCCGACCGTCCGTCGACCCAAATCACCAGCCTCGAATCCGATCGCCGTGCCCAGATCGCGAGCCGGCGCAGCCTCGATCCACAGAAGCTGGCGCAGAAGCTGCGCGGCGATCTCGACAGCATCGTGATGAAGGCGATCGAGCAGGACCCCGGTCGGCGCTACGCTTCGGCCGCCGAGCTGGCCGATGACATCGAGCGCCACCTGGCCGACGAGCCGATCCGTGCCCGCCCGCTCACCGGGCGGCTGCTGCTCAGCAAGCTGGTGCGTCGACACCGCACCGTGGTGGTCGCCGCCGTTGCGGTTCTGCTGGCCCTGGTCCTCGGCGCGGTCGGCACCGTCGCCGGTCTGCTTCAGGCCCGCGAGGCGGAGCGCAGGGCCGTCGCCGAGGCCGAGGCGGCGGTCGACGCCCGCGACCAAGCCGACGAGGTCTCCCGATTCCTGGTCGGGCTCTTCCGGCGGTCGAGCACCCATTCGCCGAACGCCGACAAAGCACCCGGCGAAACGACCGCCCTCGAGCTGGTTGCCCGTGGTGCCGAGCTGAGTGAGAAGGACCTCCAGAATCGCCCGGTGGTGCGCGCCCGGATCGCTCACGAGGTGGGCAAGATCTACAAGAACCTGGGAGAGTTTGACCAAGCGCGCAGCTCTTTCCGGTCGAGCATCGCCACGCAGGAGACCCTCGACCCTCGCCCCTTGACCCTCATCGCGGGCAACTACCTCGAGCTGGCTCAGATCGAGCACCGGCTCGCCAACTGGACCGAATCGAAAGAGCTGCTGGACCAGACCCTCGCTCTCGTCGCGGATTTGACTTCCTCGCCGGCCATTTCGCTGCGCGGCAACGCACTGAACCTGCTGAGCCGCCTGCGCCGTGCCGAGGGTGACTACGAAGGCGCCGAACAGGCGATCCAGGAAGCGATCCGGATTTACGAGCTGCAGGACGACGGAGGCCGAGACATCGCCTGGGGGCGGGCGACCCTGGGCACCGTCTACTTCTCCCGGCAACGCTGGGCCGACGCTGAGAATCAGTGGCGGCAGGCGATCGAGCTGCTCGAGCCGGTGCTCGACCAGGGAAATCCGATCCTCACCCAGCTCTACAACAACCTGGGCGCCGCCATCGCCAGCCAAGACCGCCTCGAGGACGCCGCACCGATGTTCGAACGGGCGGAGCACCACCAGCGCGCCCGCCTCGGTGACGAGCATCACGAGCTGGCCGATACGCTGAACAACCTGGGGGTTTTGAATCAACAGCTCGAGCGCCTCGAGCGCGCCGAGGCCATCCACCGCAAGGCGCTCGCGATCCGCGAACGGGCCCTCGGTGCCGACCACCCGAAGACCGCCTGGAGTCTCGACAACCTGGCCCGCACGGTCGAAGATCTGGGACGCCCCGACGAGGCCCGCTCGCTGCAAGAGCGCGCCCTGAAGATTCGCGAGAAGAAGCTGGGCGCGGAGCATCTCGACCTTGCCCGCAGCCTCGGCCACCTTTCCCGGCTGCTGGTGCTGGACGGCGAGCACCGCCTGGCCGTCCGCTACGCCGACCGCGCCTATCGCATCCGGGTCACCCAGCTCGACCCGGGCCATCGCGAGATCGGCTTGAGCGCCGTCGATCTCGGCGCAGCCCTTTGGCACCTGGAGCGGCGCGACGAGGCGCGGCAACGGTTCGAGGAAGCGAGCAAGCTCTTTGCAGCCGGAGGCGAGTCGATGCAAGACGAAATCGCAGAGACGAAGGAGCGACTCGCCGCGCTCGGTATTTCTTGA
- a CDS encoding ECF-type sigma factor, producing MADETPDLPEVTELLSRWRVGEETDLEAMVPQIYDELRSLANRYIRRGGSAQTLQPTELVNEAFVRLMGSTVSTNDRLHFLALTARVMRSVLVDRFRRRDAAKRGSNPTPVTLASSFAERQQSSIDLLDLHRALERFGSVSPRAAQIVELRFFAGLTNEEVAEVLGVSLATVAREWRAARVWLANALETPPGASLRQ from the coding sequence ATGGCTGACGAAACTCCCGATCTACCGGAGGTTACCGAGCTGCTCTCGCGCTGGCGGGTCGGTGAAGAAACCGATCTCGAGGCCATGGTCCCGCAGATCTACGACGAGCTGCGCAGCCTGGCCAATCGCTACATTCGGCGCGGCGGCTCTGCCCAGACACTGCAACCCACGGAGCTGGTGAACGAGGCCTTCGTGCGACTGATGGGCTCGACGGTGAGCACCAATGATCGTCTGCATTTCCTGGCCCTCACTGCCCGCGTCATGCGCAGCGTCCTGGTCGACCGTTTCCGCCGGCGCGACGCGGCGAAGCGCGGCAGCAATCCGACGCCGGTGACGCTGGCTTCCAGCTTCGCCGAGCGGCAGCAGAGCTCGATCGACCTCCTCGATCTCCACCGCGCTCTGGAGCGCTTCGGCTCGGTCTCGCCACGAGCCGCGCAGATCGTCGAGCTGCGCTTCTTCGCCGGCTTGACCAATGAGGAAGTCGCAGAAGTCCTGGGGGTCTCGCTGGCCACCGTGGCTCGGGAATGGCGGGCCGCCCGGGTTTGGCTGGCCAACGCCCTCGAGACGCCGCCGGGAGCGTCGTTACGACAGTAG
- a CDS encoding NAD(P)/FAD-dependent oxidoreductase codes for MDFKVLVIGAGAAGLAAGFALERRGVEFEILEASSRIGGRMKRISDFADFPIDLGAEWIHTAPSILEELAHDPEAGRKFEVVKYNPWISTWKGGRIRKNRLASLVYAEHKFKRTTWFGFFEKHLASRIQGRIRLDSPVRAIDVSGRRVQVITQDGTTHKADRIIVTVPLTVLKEAEIQFTPELPGEKVAALNRLSMPDGLKLFFEFRERFYPDLLQGGPNKIQGWGEKIYYDAAFKKDSSRNILGLFTVGDPARPYATAATDQETVDLALDELDRIFGGAASKHHVKHVVQNWSKEPFIRGSYTFDTDAATRAILRSPLEGKVFFAGETYAESWATVHGAALSGFEAVDQVLESTSRTF; via the coding sequence TTGGACTTCAAGGTGCTGGTGATCGGCGCCGGGGCCGCGGGACTCGCCGCCGGCTTCGCCCTCGAGCGCCGCGGCGTCGAATTCGAGATCCTCGAGGCCTCCTCTCGTATCGGCGGCCGCATGAAGCGGATCTCCGACTTCGCTGACTTCCCCATCGACCTCGGCGCAGAGTGGATTCACACCGCGCCTTCGATTCTGGAAGAGTTGGCGCACGATCCAGAGGCTGGTCGCAAGTTCGAGGTCGTCAAGTACAACCCTTGGATCTCGACCTGGAAGGGCGGCCGGATCCGCAAGAACCGCCTCGCTTCACTCGTCTATGCGGAGCACAAGTTCAAGCGGACAACCTGGTTCGGCTTCTTCGAAAAACACCTGGCGTCCAGAATCCAGGGCCGCATTCGTCTCGACAGCCCGGTCCGGGCCATCGACGTTTCGGGCCGCCGAGTCCAGGTGATCACGCAAGACGGCACGACTCACAAAGCCGATCGCATCATCGTCACAGTCCCCTTGACGGTCCTGAAAGAAGCGGAGATTCAGTTCACTCCCGAGCTGCCCGGGGAGAAAGTCGCGGCGTTGAACCGCCTCTCGATGCCGGATGGCCTGAAGTTGTTCTTCGAATTCCGGGAGCGGTTCTACCCCGACCTCCTCCAAGGCGGACCCAATAAGATCCAGGGCTGGGGCGAGAAGATCTACTACGACGCGGCTTTCAAGAAGGACAGCTCGAGGAACATCCTCGGTCTGTTCACCGTTGGGGACCCTGCGAGACCCTACGCAACGGCCGCGACCGACCAAGAGACTGTCGACCTCGCGCTGGACGAGCTCGATCGCATCTTCGGCGGCGCAGCCTCCAAGCACCATGTGAAACACGTCGTACAGAACTGGTCGAAAGAACCCTTCATCCGAGGTTCCTACACCTTCGATACCGACGCGGCAACCCGGGCCATCCTCCGCTCGCCGCTCGAAGGCAAGGTCTTCTTCGCCGGCGAGACCTACGCCGAAAGCTGGGCCACCGTGCACGGCGCCGCCCTCTCCGGGTTCGAGGCCGTGGATCAAGTCCTGGAGAGCACCTCCCGAACGTTCTAG
- a CDS encoding type II toxin-antitoxin system VapC family toxin: MSGRYLLDTNVAIRVLNQDVDLEARRGLGIKSFLCLMVVGELLFGAAKSARPEANRRRIEGLVEVCPVMPQDIATAQQYGTLKAHLQQQGRPIPENDIWIAACARQHDLILATRDRHFAQVESLQVEAW; the protein is encoded by the coding sequence ATGAGTGGTAGGTACCTGCTCGATACCAACGTCGCCATACGTGTGCTCAATCAGGACGTTGATCTTGAAGCCCGCCGCGGTCTCGGGATCAAGTCTTTTCTCTGCCTCATGGTCGTCGGTGAATTGCTCTTTGGGGCTGCGAAGTCAGCTCGTCCCGAGGCCAACCGTCGCCGGATCGAAGGGCTGGTAGAGGTCTGTCCGGTGATGCCACAGGACATCGCGACTGCTCAGCAGTACGGGACGCTTAAGGCGCATCTCCAACAGCAGGGGCGGCCGATTCCTGAGAACGATATCTGGATTGCAGCCTGTGCCCGGCAACACGATCTGATCCTGGCGACTCGTGATCGCCACTTCGCTCAGGTCGAATCTCTTCAAGTCGAGGCCTGGTAG
- a CDS encoding DUF4041 domain-containing protein — protein sequence MTDDSAIFNPPPGWPKPPEGWKPPPGWSPDPAWPAPPEGWELWLPATAEDGKQDEAESTSPAKLPRGNSEARQADSASVDRVAQLEAENAALRARLDSDPLEDDAITLSDEAVLQEVGIYQYHHPLESAVAYKETLKKLSSRIADQVRFRSAIEVSSRFTFNNSLAQGRRLSSNLSRLMLRAYNAEVDNCLRSLRAGNVVTAKKRVEASRRAIRKLGSIMEMQISPGYHALRLEEIELTADYLIKKKEERLAAREERARLREERRVEAELAAERERLEKERSHLLNALATLRAGGSSDEDLESKLSEVEVAIEHNDYRAANIRAGYVYVISNRGSFGRGVVKIGLTRRLQPLVRVSELSGASVPFRFDVHGLFFSEDAVSLEAELHEEFAPRRVNLANSRKEFFFASPSEVQEALVSKVGSLLEFKEEAEATEYWQSLHHWPEDHRSRNQ from the coding sequence ATGACCGATGACTCGGCTATCTTCAATCCCCCTCCTGGCTGGCCAAAACCGCCAGAGGGCTGGAAGCCGCCACCTGGCTGGTCACCGGACCCCGCCTGGCCTGCGCCGCCCGAGGGCTGGGAACTGTGGCTTCCGGCAACTGCCGAGGACGGGAAGCAAGATGAGGCTGAGTCGACTTCTCCTGCCAAGTTGCCCAGGGGGAACTCGGAAGCGAGACAGGCCGACAGCGCTTCGGTGGACCGGGTCGCACAGCTCGAAGCGGAGAACGCGGCACTACGCGCACGCCTAGACTCTGATCCTCTAGAGGACGATGCCATCACCCTGAGCGACGAGGCGGTGCTCCAAGAGGTGGGCATCTACCAATACCACCACCCGCTGGAAAGCGCGGTTGCTTACAAGGAAACCCTGAAGAAGCTGTCGAGTCGAATCGCAGATCAAGTGCGCTTCAGAAGCGCGATCGAGGTCTCGAGCCGATTCACCTTCAACAACTCGCTCGCGCAGGGGCGCAGGCTGTCCTCGAACCTCTCTCGACTGATGCTTCGCGCTTACAACGCTGAGGTAGACAATTGTCTTCGCTCGCTGAGAGCTGGAAACGTAGTTACCGCGAAGAAGAGAGTCGAGGCTTCTCGCAGGGCGATCAGAAAGCTCGGCAGCATTATGGAGATGCAGATTAGCCCCGGGTACCACGCGCTACGACTTGAGGAGATCGAGCTCACAGCGGACTACCTGATCAAGAAGAAGGAAGAGAGGCTCGCGGCCCGAGAGGAGCGGGCCCGCCTCCGGGAGGAACGACGGGTCGAGGCCGAGTTGGCGGCGGAGCGCGAGCGGCTAGAGAAAGAACGCAGCCACCTCCTGAACGCCCTGGCAACTCTTCGGGCGGGCGGCTCTTCGGATGAGGACCTGGAGAGCAAACTAAGCGAAGTCGAGGTGGCGATTGAGCACAATGACTACCGGGCGGCCAACATCCGAGCAGGCTACGTGTATGTCATATCTAATCGTGGCTCTTTTGGGAGAGGAGTCGTCAAGATAGGGCTTACTCGCCGCCTGCAGCCGCTAGTGCGCGTTTCCGAGCTTAGCGGGGCCTCGGTGCCTTTTCGGTTTGATGTGCATGGACTCTTCTTCTCAGAGGATGCAGTCTCCCTCGAGGCCGAATTGCACGAGGAATTTGCGCCGCGCCGTGTGAACCTCGCGAATAGCCGTAAGGAATTTTTCTTTGCGAGCCCGTCGGAGGTCCAAGAGGCCTTGGTGTCGAAAGTTGGAAGCTTGCTGGAATTCAAAGAGGAGGCTGAGGCGACCGAGTACTGGCAAAGCCTGCACCACTGGCCAGAGGACCACAGAAGCCGCAATCAATAG
- the gltX gene encoding glutamate--tRNA ligase, with protein MTETALQGPIRVRFAPSPTGFLHVGGARTAIYNDLLRAHLGGELILRIEDTDRARSDEAMTRQIQEALEWVGCHWDEGPALQSARVERHRERAAELLARDLAYRCFCTSEELDAQRRAAEKAGERFRYPGTCSTLSAAEVEERLAAGTPFVVRFRMAQDNIRFHDLVRGDVDFPPDALDDFILLRSDGSPTYHLSVVSDDIDMRVSHIIRGDDHLSNTPKHIALFEALEAPLPTFGHLPLILGPDKKRLSKRTGATSVEEFRDQGILPQALYNFLALLGWSPGDAREILSRDEMTELFTVERLNTSAAVFDRDKLAWMNAQYLFNLPLEEIWPHLEPFLAANGLADADPDRLEAAVTLHRLRAHNLAELAESIGHYFVDRLDYDPALCAKFAAKAELPERLAALRDRYDALDDFAIDPLDQALRALCEEFGEKAGYLIHPLRMALSASKKGPPVFDLVALVGRPATRQRLDHFIAYLAEIAPTSE; from the coding sequence ATGACCGAAACAGCTCTGCAAGGCCCCATCCGGGTTCGCTTCGCCCCCTCGCCGACCGGCTTCCTGCACGTCGGCGGGGCCCGCACCGCGATCTACAACGACCTGCTGCGCGCCCACCTCGGCGGCGAGCTCATCCTGCGCATCGAGGACACCGACCGGGCGCGCTCGGACGAAGCCATGACGCGCCAGATCCAGGAAGCCCTCGAGTGGGTCGGCTGCCACTGGGACGAGGGGCCCGCCCTGCAGAGTGCCAGGGTCGAGCGCCACCGTGAGCGCGCCGCCGAGTTGCTTGCTCGGGACCTCGCCTACCGCTGCTTCTGCACCTCGGAAGAGCTCGACGCGCAGCGCCGTGCCGCCGAGAAGGCCGGCGAGCGCTTTCGCTACCCGGGCACCTGCAGCACCCTGTCCGCCGCCGAGGTCGAAGAGCGCCTCGCCGCCGGCACCCCCTTCGTGGTGCGCTTCCGCATGGCGCAGGACAACATTCGCTTCCACGACCTGGTGCGGGGCGACGTCGACTTTCCGCCGGACGCCCTCGACGACTTCATCCTGCTGCGCTCGGACGGCTCGCCGACCTACCACCTCTCGGTGGTCAGCGACGACATCGACATGCGCGTCAGCCACATCATCCGCGGCGACGACCACCTCTCGAACACGCCCAAGCACATCGCCCTCTTCGAGGCCCTCGAAGCCCCACTGCCGACCTTCGGCCACCTGCCGCTGATCCTCGGGCCGGACAAGAAACGGCTGTCGAAGCGCACCGGTGCCACCTCCGTCGAAGAATTTCGCGACCAGGGCATCCTGCCGCAGGCGCTCTACAACTTTCTCGCCCTGCTCGGCTGGAGTCCCGGCGACGCCCGCGAGATCCTCAGCCGCGACGAGATGACGGAGCTCTTCACGGTCGAGCGTCTGAACACCTCGGCCGCCGTCTTCGACCGCGACAAGCTCGCCTGGATGAACGCCCAGTACCTCTTCAACCTGCCCCTCGAAGAGATCTGGCCGCACCTCGAGCCCTTCCTCGCCGCCAACGGCCTCGCCGACGCCGACCCCGACCGCCTCGAGGCCGCCGTCACCCTCCATCGGCTGCGCGCCCACAATCTCGCCGAGCTCGCCGAGAGCATCGGCCACTACTTCGTCGACCGACTCGACTACGACCCCGCCCTGTGCGCCAAATTCGCCGCCAAGGCCGAGCTGCCGGAGCGCCTCGCCGCCCTGCGCGACCGCTACGACGCCCTCGACGACTTCGCCATCGACCCCCTCGACCAGGCCCTGCGCGCCCTTTGCGAAGAGTTCGGCGAAAAGGCCGGCTACCTCATCCACCCGCTGCGCATGGCGCTCTCCGCCAGCAAGAAGGGCCCGCCGGTCTTCGACCTCGTCGCCCTCGTCGGTCGCCCGGCGACGCGCCAACGGCTCGACCACTTCATCGCCTACCTCGCCGAGATCGCACCGACCAGCGAGTAG
- a CDS encoding universal stress protein — protein sequence MSSESLVRTPTIAVGTDFSPSAEAAVAWGCELADALHGRLRLVHVLTLPSQVASYLPASGDYSQELQAAAMGRLEKAAQGLGEVDLDLRIGTPSQGLLEMIEERQPEVLIVGSRGLSGLSHLLLGSTAERVVQRASCPVLTVHADSSPVPLRTVVVPTDFSADAESAVHQARHLFHGAGDTLRVVLVHIFSLPVEYTAYGTVPTAFRNLGQVAARANRQLEETADKLRAEGYQVETECREGASASGILELADEFDADLIAMGTRGLTGMAHLLLGSTAERVVQKAPCPVLTVRAPGD from the coding sequence ATGAGCTCCGAAAGCTTGGTTCGTACTCCAACGATTGCCGTCGGAACCGATTTCTCGCCCTCCGCCGAGGCCGCCGTAGCCTGGGGCTGCGAGCTCGCCGACGCGCTCCACGGCCGCCTGCGCTTGGTTCATGTCTTGACCCTGCCGAGCCAGGTGGCGTCTTACCTGCCGGCCTCCGGCGACTATTCGCAGGAACTGCAGGCGGCCGCCATGGGCCGTCTCGAGAAGGCTGCACAAGGCCTGGGCGAGGTCGATCTGGATTTGCGCATCGGTACCCCGTCGCAGGGCCTTCTGGAGATGATCGAGGAGCGTCAGCCGGAGGTCTTGATCGTCGGCAGCCGAGGGCTTTCGGGCCTGTCGCATCTCCTGCTCGGCAGCACCGCCGAGCGGGTGGTGCAGCGGGCCTCCTGTCCGGTGTTGACGGTTCATGCCGACAGCTCGCCCGTTCCACTGCGTACCGTGGTGGTGCCGACGGATTTTTCCGCCGATGCTGAAAGTGCGGTGCATCAGGCGCGTCATCTCTTCCACGGCGCCGGTGACACCTTGCGGGTGGTTTTGGTCCACATCTTCAGCCTGCCGGTGGAGTACACCGCCTACGGTACGGTGCCCACCGCCTTCCGTAACCTCGGCCAGGTGGCAGCGCGGGCCAATCGCCAGCTCGAAGAGACGGCGGACAAGCTGCGCGCCGAGGGTTACCAGGTAGAGACCGAGTGCCGCGAAGGCGCTTCCGCCAGCGGCATCCTCGAGCTCGCCGATGAGTTCGACGCCGATCTCATCGCGATGGGCACTCGCGGTTTGACGGGAATGGCCCACTTGCTCCTCGGCAGCACTGCCGAGCGAGTGGTGCAGAAGGCGCCCTGTCCGGTTTTGACGGTGCGAGCTCCCGGCGACTGA